A window from Mycobacterium saskatchewanense encodes these proteins:
- a CDS encoding phytoene desaturase family protein, with protein sequence MQVTQEGIDNRSFDVVVIGGGHNGLTAACYLARRGLAVCVLEAAGGIGGMTASGTPIERAPDHVVNYCSADLLFWLSSPVERELELHRYGLSTIVVDPCYAYLHPDGASVAVWKDPCRTADEIRHFSRPDAESYLEYVRFLDALFDIAFPFMLSNPARPGRSSLTAMVRAAFKHRRLLRRFGEFLVASGEETIEQRFTHPVTKSLLYCLGAGANPIDMHGTSVTHLFLGFLHRSGTARPVGGMQAIPAALARRLISTGGTIHTDAEVAEIIVRGGKAVGVRLTDERQFHARTAILATPDPRTTLGRLLPPGTLSHELETRVRHIPANSRGAGAMKTDLALAGRVTLDRHQRWRRDEVDLRKPAILIGTSDQIRRGWARAAAGIVPDADDIALWPVLLTGADPSQAPDGQDSLYLFATNMPLHPDGGWEKWQHHAAERIVERAGQFYDGLAELEIGRWVESPELAQQRTRATNGAAMHVDHLLFSQGPMRPALGLGGRKLPVDRLVLGGAGAHPGGGVSGLPGRRAARNILLARGIREL encoded by the coding sequence ATGCAGGTGACGCAGGAGGGAATCGATAATCGGAGCTTTGATGTGGTCGTTATCGGTGGGGGTCACAACGGGCTGACCGCGGCGTGCTATCTCGCCCGCCGCGGACTCGCCGTCTGTGTCCTGGAGGCGGCGGGGGGTATCGGGGGGATGACCGCTTCGGGCACACCGATCGAGCGGGCCCCCGACCACGTCGTGAACTACTGCTCGGCAGATCTTCTGTTCTGGCTGTCCAGTCCGGTCGAGCGTGAACTCGAGCTTCATCGATACGGCTTGAGCACGATTGTTGTGGACCCGTGCTATGCCTACCTGCACCCTGACGGTGCCTCAGTAGCGGTGTGGAAGGATCCATGTCGCACCGCCGACGAGATCCGCCACTTCTCCAGGCCGGATGCCGAGTCTTATTTGGAGTACGTGCGATTCCTCGATGCTCTTTTCGACATCGCTTTCCCGTTCATGCTCAGCAACCCGGCAAGGCCGGGACGGTCATCGTTGACGGCGATGGTCAGAGCGGCATTCAAGCATCGCCGCCTGTTGAGGCGGTTCGGCGAGTTCCTCGTGGCGTCCGGAGAGGAGACGATCGAACAACGCTTCACCCATCCGGTGACCAAGTCGCTGCTGTATTGCCTTGGGGCAGGAGCCAATCCAATCGATATGCACGGGACTTCCGTGACCCATCTATTCCTTGGGTTCCTGCACCGCAGCGGCACCGCGCGCCCGGTCGGCGGCATGCAGGCCATTCCGGCGGCGTTAGCGCGGCGACTGATCAGCACGGGCGGGACCATTCACACCGACGCTGAGGTCGCAGAGATCATCGTGCGGGGCGGCAAGGCGGTCGGAGTACGGCTCACCGACGAGCGACAGTTCCACGCACGGACGGCGATCCTCGCCACACCTGACCCGCGCACCACGCTGGGTCGGCTACTTCCGCCCGGAACGTTGTCTCACGAACTCGAGACCCGGGTGCGGCACATTCCCGCCAATAGCCGTGGTGCGGGGGCGATGAAGACGGACCTGGCATTGGCCGGGCGGGTCACCCTGGATCGCCACCAGAGGTGGCGAAGGGATGAGGTAGACCTACGTAAGCCGGCGATCTTGATCGGCACAAGCGATCAGATTCGCCGCGGTTGGGCGCGGGCAGCAGCGGGTATCGTGCCTGACGCTGACGATATCGCGCTGTGGCCGGTGCTGCTCACCGGCGCGGACCCCTCCCAGGCCCCCGACGGCCAGGATTCGCTGTATCTCTTCGCCACCAACATGCCCCTGCATCCTGATGGCGGCTGGGAGAAATGGCAGCATCATGCCGCCGAAAGAATCGTCGAGCGTGCGGGTCAATTCTATGACGGATTGGCGGAACTCGAGATTGGACGTTGGGTGGAATCCCCCGAGCTGGCCCAACAACGCACGCGTGCCACCAACGGCGCCGCGATGCACGTCGACCACCTTCTGTTCAGCCAGGGGCCGATGCGGCCGGCACTTGGGCTGGGCGGACGGAAGCTGCCGGTGGATCGGCTCGTGTTGGGCGGCGCGGGCGCTCATCCGGGTGGCGGTGTATCGGGGCTTCCCGGCAGGAGAGCTGCACGAAATATCCTCCTGGCCAGAGGCATCCGCGAGCTATAG
- a CDS encoding cytochrome C oxidase subunit IV family protein, whose product MAAWIALVLLTLSSVAVGELSVLDGTTVTLLVMAIAAIKGSVILDCYMGGRSFPLAWKLFFAVWLIGSTSTIVVLHLSI is encoded by the coding sequence GTGGCCGCGTGGATAGCACTGGTCCTGCTGACGCTGTCCTCGGTAGCGGTCGGCGAACTCTCCGTCCTCGATGGGACGACGGTCACCCTCCTTGTCATGGCCATCGCCGCCATCAAAGGAAGCGTCATCCTGGACTGCTACATGGGGGGCCGGTCGTTTCCGCTCGCGTGGAAGCTCTTCTTTGCGGTGTGGCTGATCGGCAGCACTTCCACCATCGTCGTACTACACCTATCGATTTGA